The following coding sequences lie in one Chryseobacterium arthrosphaerae genomic window:
- a CDS encoding phenylacetate--CoA ligase family protein produces MEFHPSIEKAGIQEIKLFQEEKLRELLTYLENHSPFYQKLFREHHISIGDIRTLEDLNKIPTTTKNDLQQHNHDFFCITPDKIVDYSTTSGTLGDPVTFGLSDSDLERLAYNEAISFACAGIRKGDVVQMITTIDKRFMAGLAYFLGLRKMGASVVRMGPGIPELQWDSIFRYKPKYLITVPSFLLKMIDYAEKHGLDYKNASVYGAVCIGESIKNQDFTDNILSQKIKEKWDIKLFSTYASTEMSTAFTECEFQIGGHHHPELIITEILDDDGNPVKEGESGELTITTLGVEAIPLLRFKTGDLVKAHYEPCQCGRNTMRLGPVVGRKQQMIKYKGTTLYPPAMNDILNDFNNILCYQIVIQANEIGLDEIIIKLSTEAEQESFVNEVRDHFRAKLRVSPKIEIIDFDILSKTVFNPNSRKPVTFIDLR; encoded by the coding sequence TTGGAATTTCATCCGTCAATCGAGAAAGCAGGGATTCAGGAAATCAAATTATTTCAGGAAGAAAAACTTCGTGAGCTTTTGACCTATCTTGAAAACCATTCCCCTTTTTATCAGAAGTTGTTCAGAGAACATCATATCAGCATCGGGGATATCCGTACCTTGGAAGATCTTAATAAGATCCCAACCACTACAAAGAATGATCTTCAGCAGCATAACCATGATTTTTTCTGCATCACACCAGATAAAATCGTAGACTACAGTACTACTTCCGGAACTTTAGGAGATCCTGTCACTTTTGGTTTGTCAGATAGCGATCTTGAAAGGCTGGCTTACAACGAAGCCATATCTTTTGCCTGTGCAGGCATTCGGAAAGGAGATGTCGTCCAGATGATCACCACCATAGATAAACGCTTTATGGCAGGACTTGCTTACTTTTTAGGACTTAGAAAGATGGGCGCAAGCGTTGTGAGGATGGGGCCGGGAATTCCTGAGCTGCAGTGGGACTCAATCTTCAGGTACAAACCCAAATACCTCATTACCGTTCCGTCATTTTTACTGAAGATGATCGATTATGCTGAAAAACATGGCCTGGATTATAAAAATGCGAGTGTGTATGGTGCCGTTTGTATCGGGGAAAGCATAAAAAACCAGGATTTTACAGATAATATCCTGTCACAGAAAATCAAAGAAAAATGGGACATAAAACTATTTTCCACCTATGCTTCTACCGAAATGAGCACTGCCTTTACAGAATGTGAATTCCAGATTGGAGGGCACCATCATCCTGAGCTGATCATTACAGAGATCCTTGATGATGACGGAAACCCTGTGAAGGAAGGAGAAAGCGGGGAACTCACCATTACTACACTGGGAGTGGAAGCCATTCCTTTATTGAGATTTAAGACAGGAGACCTTGTAAAAGCCCATTATGAGCCATGCCAGTGCGGAAGAAATACCATGAGGTTAGGACCGGTGGTCGGAAGAAAGCAGCAGATGATCAAATACAAAGGGACAACATTGTACCCTCCGGCTATGAACGATATTCTGAATGATTTCAATAATATTTTATGCTATCAGATCGTAATCCAGGCGAATGAGATAGGTCTTGACGAGATTATCATCAAATTGAGTACAGAAGCAGAACAGGAAAGTTTTGTAAACGAAGTCAGAGACCACTTCCGTGCAAAATTGAGAGTAAGTCCTAAAATTGAGATCATAGATTTTGATATTTTGTCTAAAACGGTTTTCAATCCCAACAGCAGAAAGCCGGTTACATTTATTGATTTAAGATAA
- the fabG gene encoding 3-oxoacyl-ACP reductase FabG, with protein sequence MKCAIVTGGSRGIGRAICIKLAEEKSYHILINYASNEAAAKETLAKVEELGSTGEILKFDVGNTEETQQVLTAWQEKNPEAVVEVIVNNAGITRDGLFMWMQKEDWNNVINTSLDGFFNVTNFFIQKLLRNKYGRIINMVSVSGVKGTAGQTNYSAAKGALVGATKALAQEVAKRNVTVNAVAPGFIRTDMTQEFNEDELKAMIPANRFGEAEEVADLVAFLASRKASYITGEVININGGIYS encoded by the coding sequence ATGAAATGTGCAATTGTAACAGGAGGCTCCAGAGGAATCGGGAGGGCTATCTGTATAAAACTGGCTGAAGAGAAAAGCTATCACATCCTCATCAACTATGCTTCCAATGAAGCAGCAGCTAAAGAAACTCTGGCTAAAGTGGAAGAATTGGGATCAACAGGAGAAATTCTTAAATTTGATGTAGGAAATACCGAAGAAACACAGCAGGTTTTGACAGCGTGGCAGGAGAAAAATCCTGAGGCTGTGGTAGAAGTGATTGTTAATAATGCCGGTATCACAAGAGACGGTCTTTTTATGTGGATGCAGAAAGAAGACTGGAATAATGTGATCAACACCAGTCTTGACGGGTTCTTCAATGTGACGAATTTCTTTATCCAGAAACTGCTTCGTAACAAATACGGGAGAATTATCAATATGGTGTCTGTCTCAGGGGTAAAAGGAACTGCCGGGCAGACCAACTATTCCGCTGCGAAAGGAGCATTGGTAGGCGCTACAAAAGCCCTTGCCCAGGAAGTTGCCAAGAGAAACGTTACCGTAAATGCAGTCGCACCGGGCTTTATCAGAACAGATATGACCCAGGAATTTAATGAAGATGAGCTGAAGGCGATGATTCCTGCCAACAGATTCGGGGAAGCAGAAGAAGTGGCTGATCTTGTTGCATTTTTAGCATCCAGAAAAGCTTCATACATCACAGGAGAAGTGATTAATATTAACGGAGGAATTTATTCATAA
- a CDS encoding HAL/PAL/TAL family ammonia-lyase translates to MKINNFLELKDFQKIIIGNEKIELDESLLSRVDTSFQFLKEFSKNKVIYGVNTGFGPMAQFKISDEDTHQLQYNLIRSHSSGIGNPLPAQEVKACMLARLNTLSLGNSGVHQSVIYLLQELINRDIIPLIFEHGGVGASGDLVQLAHLALVLIGEGEVFYKGERKSTKEVFAAEGLEPIQVEIREGLALMNGTSVMSGIGIVNAYKANQLTDISIRLSCAINEIVQAYDDHLSEALNGTKKHYGQQEVAKRMRAHLADSKLIRKREDHLYTHFEEQEKVFKEKVQEYYSLRCVPQILGPVLDTLEYTEKVLENEINSANDNPIINVEDQHVYHGGNFHGDYISLEMDKLKIVVTKLTMLAERQLNYLLNAKINEILPPFVNLGKLGFNFGMQGVQFTATSTTAESQMLSNSMYVHSIPNNNDNQDIVSMGTNAAVICRKVIENAFEVLAIEAITIIQAIEYLGFQDKISSSTKELYDEIRKIIPAFSDDMVMYPYLEEVKKYLKDM, encoded by the coding sequence ATGAAAATAAATAACTTTTTAGAACTGAAAGACTTTCAAAAAATTATCATTGGGAATGAAAAAATAGAACTGGATGAATCACTTTTATCAAGAGTAGATACGAGTTTTCAGTTTTTAAAGGAGTTTTCAAAAAATAAAGTAATATACGGTGTCAATACCGGTTTTGGTCCCATGGCCCAGTTCAAGATCAGTGATGAAGATACGCATCAGCTTCAGTATAACCTGATCAGAAGCCATTCTTCAGGAATCGGAAATCCTTTGCCTGCTCAGGAAGTGAAAGCCTGTATGCTGGCAAGGCTGAATACCTTATCGTTAGGAAATTCAGGAGTACACCAGTCTGTTATTTACCTTCTTCAGGAGCTGATTAACAGAGATATTATTCCATTGATCTTTGAACACGGAGGAGTAGGCGCAAGTGGCGACCTTGTACAGCTGGCACATCTCGCTCTGGTATTGATAGGAGAAGGAGAAGTCTTTTATAAAGGAGAAAGAAAGTCTACAAAAGAAGTTTTTGCCGCTGAAGGACTGGAGCCGATACAAGTAGAGATCCGTGAAGGTCTTGCTTTGATGAACGGAACTTCCGTAATGTCAGGAATCGGTATTGTAAATGCTTATAAAGCCAATCAGCTTACCGATATTTCGATCAGGCTTTCCTGTGCCATCAACGAGATTGTTCAGGCGTATGATGATCATTTATCAGAAGCTTTGAACGGAACCAAAAAACACTACGGCCAGCAGGAAGTGGCGAAAAGAATGCGGGCACACCTGGCAGACAGTAAACTGATCAGAAAAAGAGAAGATCACCTTTATACCCATTTCGAAGAACAGGAAAAAGTCTTTAAGGAGAAAGTACAGGAATACTATTCTTTACGATGTGTTCCACAGATTTTAGGCCCTGTTCTGGACACCTTGGAATATACGGAAAAGGTTCTTGAAAATGAGATCAATTCTGCCAATGATAACCCGATCATCAATGTTGAAGATCAGCATGTTTATCACGGAGGAAACTTCCACGGGGATTATATCTCTCTTGAAATGGATAAGCTGAAGATCGTTGTAACGAAACTTACGATGCTTGCAGAACGACAGCTGAACTATCTTTTGAATGCTAAAATCAATGAAATTTTGCCTCCTTTTGTAAATTTAGGTAAATTAGGTTTCAATTTCGGGATGCAGGGTGTGCAGTTTACGGCAACTTCTACTACGGCAGAAAGCCAGATGCTGTCGAATTCAATGTATGTACACAGTATTCCCAACAATAATGACAATCAGGATATCGTAAGCATGGGAACCAATGCAGCGGTAATCTGCAGAAAAGTGATTGAAAATGCCTTTGAAGTACTGGCGATTGAAGCGATTACCATTATTCAGGCGATTGAATATCTTGGTTTCCAGGATAAAATTTCATCATCTACCAAAGAGCTGTATGATGAAATCAGAAAAATTATTCCTGCATTCTCAGACGATATGGTCATGTATCCGTATCTGGAGGAAGTAAAGAAATATTTAAAGGACATGTAA
- the ileS gene encoding isoleucine--tRNA ligase codes for MSQFKEYKNLNLIDVAENVAEFWKQNKTFNKSVEIRQGNPEFVFYEGPPSANGMPGIHHVMARALKDIFCRYQTQNGKQVFRKAGWDTHGLPVELGVEKELGITKEDIGKKISIEDYNKACREAVMRYTDVWNNLTEKIGYWVDLDDPYITYKSKYMETVWWLLKQLYDKSLLYKGYTIQPYSPKAGTGLSSHELNQPGTYRDVSDTTVVAQFKVKKDSSALFNDVDGDVHILAWTTTPWTLPSNTALTVGRDIEYVVVKTFNQYTFEPVTVVLSSVLLPKVFGKKYAECSDEDFANYTPETKVIPFRILKEFTGEKLVDTRYEQLVPWFTPNDHPENAFRVILGDFVTTEDGTGIVHTAPTFGADDARVAKMAQPEIPPMLVKDENDNLVPLVDLQGRFIKGENVPEVFSGKYIKNEYYDEGTAPEKSWDVELAILLKTENKAFKVEKYVHSYPHCWRTDKPVLYYPLDSWFVKMTAVKDRLVNLNKEINWKPKATGEGRFANWLENVNDWNLSRSRYWGIPLPIWRTDDLKEEKIIGSVEELYNEIEKSIAAGLMTENPFKGFIIGNMSESNYELVDLHKNVVDKVILVSDSGKAMKRESDLIDVWFDSGSMPYAQLHYPFENKELIDNNKAFPADFIAEGVDQTRGWFYTLHAIGTAVFDSVAYKNVMSNGLVLDKNGQKMSKRLGNAVDPFETLSVYGPDATRWYMISNANPWENLKFDIEGIDEVRRKFFGTLYNTYSFFALYANVDGFSYSEKEVENRPEIDRWILSELNLLIKDVKAFYEDYEPTRVARAINTFVNDNLSNWYVRLCRRRFWKGDYSDDKISAYQTLYTCLEVVAKLSAPIAPFFMDQLYQDLNKVTGKENCESVHLTDFPVADESLIDQDLVEKTHLAQTITSLVLSIRRAESLKVRQPLQRVLIPILDKKTEEQILAVADLIKQEVNVKELQLINAEEASHLIIKQIKPNFKALGPKLGKDMKVVGAEISNLTTEQIAALEKEGKLDVQGYEITVDDVEISTKDIPGWTVTSDGKTTVALDLTLTDELKSEGIAREFINRIQNLRKEKNFELTDRINISIEENSPFIEDIKKNEEYISSEVLSNKIEIVSSLSNFNEIEIDEVNFKINIEKN; via the coding sequence ATGAGCCAATTTAAAGAATACAAAAACCTCAACCTTATTGACGTAGCAGAGAATGTAGCGGAATTTTGGAAACAAAATAAAACTTTCAATAAGAGTGTTGAGATTCGTCAGGGAAATCCTGAGTTTGTTTTTTATGAAGGTCCGCCTTCAGCAAACGGTATGCCTGGAATTCACCACGTAATGGCAAGAGCATTGAAGGATATTTTCTGCCGTTACCAGACTCAGAACGGGAAACAGGTTTTCCGTAAAGCAGGCTGGGATACGCATGGTCTTCCTGTGGAACTGGGTGTAGAAAAAGAATTAGGAATTACCAAAGAAGATATTGGCAAAAAAATCTCTATTGAAGATTATAATAAAGCTTGTCGTGAAGCTGTAATGCGTTATACCGATGTATGGAATAACCTTACAGAGAAAATCGGATATTGGGTAGACCTTGATGATCCGTACATTACGTACAAGTCAAAATATATGGAAACCGTTTGGTGGTTATTGAAGCAGTTATATGACAAAAGCTTGCTGTATAAAGGCTACACGATCCAGCCTTACTCTCCGAAAGCAGGAACAGGACTTTCTTCTCACGAGCTGAATCAGCCCGGGACATATCGTGATGTTTCAGATACTACGGTTGTGGCTCAGTTTAAGGTGAAAAAAGATTCTTCAGCGTTATTCAATGATGTTGACGGAGATGTACATATCCTTGCATGGACGACAACTCCATGGACGCTGCCTTCCAATACTGCTCTTACAGTAGGCAGAGATATCGAGTATGTTGTAGTTAAAACTTTCAATCAATATACTTTTGAGCCTGTAACGGTTGTTTTGTCAAGTGTTCTTTTACCTAAAGTTTTCGGTAAAAAATATGCAGAATGTTCTGATGAGGATTTTGCCAACTATACTCCTGAAACGAAAGTAATTCCTTTCAGAATTTTAAAAGAATTTACCGGGGAAAAACTTGTTGATACAAGATATGAGCAATTGGTACCATGGTTTACTCCAAATGATCATCCTGAGAATGCTTTCAGGGTAATCTTAGGGGATTTCGTAACCACTGAGGATGGTACAGGTATCGTACACACGGCTCCTACTTTCGGTGCTGATGATGCGAGAGTGGCTAAAATGGCTCAGCCTGAAATTCCACCGATGTTGGTAAAAGATGAGAACGACAACCTTGTACCATTGGTAGATTTACAGGGTAGATTTATCAAAGGAGAAAATGTTCCTGAGGTATTCTCCGGAAAATATATCAAGAATGAATATTATGATGAAGGAACTGCTCCTGAAAAATCATGGGATGTAGAACTTGCCATCCTGCTGAAAACAGAGAACAAAGCCTTCAAAGTAGAAAAATATGTCCACTCGTATCCACACTGCTGGAGAACAGACAAACCGGTATTGTATTATCCGCTGGATTCATGGTTTGTAAAGATGACGGCTGTGAAAGACAGACTGGTTAACCTGAACAAAGAAATCAACTGGAAGCCGAAAGCTACCGGAGAAGGACGTTTTGCCAACTGGTTAGAGAATGTGAACGACTGGAACCTTTCCCGCTCAAGATATTGGGGAATTCCATTGCCGATCTGGAGAACCGATGATCTGAAAGAAGAAAAGATCATCGGTTCCGTAGAAGAGCTTTACAACGAAATCGAGAAATCGATTGCTGCAGGATTGATGACTGAGAACCCGTTCAAAGGATTCATCATCGGAAATATGTCTGAGTCTAATTATGAGCTTGTGGATCTTCATAAGAATGTAGTGGATAAAGTAATTTTAGTTTCTGATTCAGGAAAAGCAATGAAGCGTGAAAGCGATCTGATCGACGTTTGGTTCGACTCTGGATCTATGCCTTATGCCCAGTTGCATTATCCTTTTGAAAACAAAGAATTAATTGACAATAATAAAGCGTTCCCTGCTGATTTCATTGCAGAAGGTGTAGACCAGACCCGTGGATGGTTCTATACGCTTCACGCAATCGGAACTGCTGTGTTTGACTCTGTAGCTTATAAAAATGTAATGAGTAACGGTCTTGTTCTGGATAAGAACGGGCAGAAGATGTCAAAACGTTTGGGAAATGCTGTAGATCCGTTCGAAACGCTTTCAGTATACGGACCGGACGCTACCCGTTGGTATATGATCTCCAATGCCAATCCTTGGGAAAACCTGAAGTTTGATATTGAAGGAATCGACGAAGTAAGAAGAAAGTTCTTCGGAACACTTTATAACACATATTCATTCTTTGCTTTATATGCGAATGTTGACGGATTCAGTTATTCGGAAAAAGAAGTGGAAAACCGTCCTGAAATCGACAGATGGATCCTTTCTGAACTGAACTTACTGATCAAGGACGTCAAAGCGTTCTACGAAGATTATGAACCGACAAGAGTGGCAAGAGCGATCAATACTTTCGTGAATGACAACCTGAGTAACTGGTATGTAAGATTATGCAGGAGACGTTTCTGGAAAGGAGATTATTCTGATGATAAAATCTCTGCTTACCAGACTTTATATACCTGTCTTGAAGTAGTGGCTAAATTATCTGCTCCTATTGCTCCGTTCTTTATGGATCAGTTGTATCAGGACCTGAATAAAGTAACAGGTAAGGAAAACTGTGAATCTGTACACCTTACAGACTTCCCGGTTGCTGATGAAAGTTTAATTGATCAGGATCTGGTTGAGAAAACCCATTTAGCTCAAACCATCACGAGTCTGGTATTGTCTATCAGACGTGCAGAAAGCTTAAAAGTAAGACAGCCGCTTCAAAGAGTATTGATTCCTATTTTAGATAAGAAGACTGAAGAGCAGATTCTTGCTGTGGCAGATCTGATCAAGCAGGAAGTAAACGTGAAAGAGCTGCAGCTGATCAATGCTGAAGAAGCTTCTCACTTAATTATAAAACAGATAAAGCCTAACTTCAAAGCTCTTGGTCCTAAACTGGGAAAAGACATGAAAGTAGTGGGTGCTGAAATCAGCAATCTTACCACAGAACAGATTGCCGCTCTTGAAAAAGAAGGAAAACTTGACGTTCAGGGCTATGAGATCACGGTGGATGATGTGGAAATTTCCACAAAAGATATCCCTGGATGGACGGTAACTTCTGATGGAAAAACAACTGTGGCATTAGATTTGACGTTAACCGATGAGTTAAAGTCTGAAGGTATCGCAAGAGAGTTCATCAACAGAATTCAAAACCTGCGAAAAGAGAAGAATTTTGAACTGACTGACAGGATCAATATCTCCATTGAAGAGAATTCTCCATTTATTGAAGATATTAAGAAAAATGAGGAATATATTTCTTCTGAAGTCTTGTCAAATAAAATAGAAATTGTATCTTCACTTTCAAATTTTAACGAAATCGAAATTGATGAGGTTAATTTTAAGATAAATATTGAAAAAAATTAA
- a CDS encoding TraR/DksA family transcriptional regulator, whose translation MSDERVRYSDADLQEFRAIIKEKIEKAEKDLQLIRESFINDQNNGTDDTSPTFKAFEEGAETLSKEQNSILAGRQEKFVRDLKNALIRIENKTYGVCRVTGKLIPKERLLAVPHATLSIEAKNMQK comes from the coding sequence ATGTCAGACGAAAGAGTTAGATACAGCGATGCTGATTTACAGGAATTTAGAGCGATCATTAAAGAAAAAATAGAAAAAGCAGAAAAAGATCTTCAGCTGATCAGAGAAAGTTTCATCAATGACCAGAATAACGGAACGGATGATACTTCACCTACCTTCAAAGCATTTGAAGAAGGAGCAGAAACGCTGAGCAAAGAGCAGAACTCTATTTTGGCAGGAAGACAGGAAAAATTCGTGCGTGATCTTAAGAATGCCTTAATCAGAATCGAAAACAAAACGTATGGTGTTTGCAGGGTAACAGGGAAGCTGATTCCTAAGGAAAGACTTTTAGCCGTTCCTCACGCTACGCTGAGCATCGAAGCGAAAAATATGCAGAAATAG
- a CDS encoding M23 family metallopeptidase produces the protein MKVFSQLMIIICFINSTITKAQNNYPQNYFRNPLNIPMQLAANFGAVRTNHFHMGLDLRTNSKENLSVVAAADGYVSRIKVERYGFGNAVYITHPNGYTTVYAHLNKYFDTLDEYVKEKQYKDEKWEQDITFQPGQFPVTKGQLIALSGNTGGSAGPHLHFEIRDTKTEECLNPLLFGFNIPDSVAPIISGLYWYDRRFSTYEPGANGIAVKKTGNAYTADVVRVHSPMISFGIKAADKANQGFNLGIYKAEILMDGKLIYGFSIDKVSYDDTRYLNGCIDYTRFIRDKAGIQHLSSLPGMKLQNYSVPDLSGIINLQDEEIHNIEIVLKDVKGNTSRLTTKVQLSNTGSGITSSGKTILPDEGKTLTTENAEISFSKNAVYDAMNFNMDEKASTDGNAASNTIVLQNPYLPVHDYYTLKIKPNRKLSKEEKERAVVVFNYGSDKDAVKTKWNGDQAEAQFNRLGTAELIVDNNGPSVSSGWKEGAMVNGSSLRLKGSTKVGDIVSFRAELDGKWLRFARVKNDFVYIFDEKCPKGSGSHTLKVTTVNTAGNANTQTFTFNR, from the coding sequence ATGAAAGTTTTTTCCCAACTGATGATCATTATTTGTTTTATCAATAGTACCATCACAAAAGCTCAAAATAATTATCCACAAAATTATTTCCGCAACCCCTTGAACATTCCCATGCAGCTTGCTGCCAATTTTGGAGCGGTAAGAACCAATCACTTTCATATGGGACTCGATCTGAGAACCAACAGTAAGGAAAACTTATCTGTGGTTGCAGCAGCAGATGGCTATGTGAGCCGGATTAAAGTGGAACGGTACGGTTTCGGAAATGCAGTGTATATTACCCATCCCAATGGATATACCACTGTTTATGCCCATCTGAACAAATATTTTGATACACTGGATGAATACGTAAAAGAAAAGCAATATAAAGACGAAAAATGGGAACAGGATATCACCTTTCAGCCAGGGCAATTTCCTGTAACAAAAGGACAGCTGATTGCTTTGAGCGGAAATACAGGAGGTTCAGCAGGACCCCATCTGCATTTTGAGATTCGGGATACTAAAACGGAAGAATGTCTCAATCCTCTGCTATTTGGATTTAATATTCCGGATTCTGTAGCGCCTATAATCAGTGGACTGTATTGGTACGACCGGAGATTCAGTACCTATGAGCCCGGAGCAAACGGAATTGCAGTTAAAAAAACTGGAAATGCTTACACAGCTGATGTGGTCAGAGTACATTCTCCCATGATCAGCTTTGGAATTAAAGCCGCAGACAAAGCCAATCAGGGATTTAACCTGGGTATTTATAAAGCTGAAATATTGATGGATGGAAAACTGATATATGGTTTCAGTATAGATAAGGTGAGCTATGATGATACCCGTTATCTGAATGGCTGTATAGATTATACCAGGTTTATCAGGGACAAAGCAGGAATTCAGCACTTGTCTTCATTACCGGGGATGAAACTGCAAAACTACAGTGTACCTGATCTGTCAGGAATCATCAACCTTCAGGATGAAGAGATCCACAATATCGAAATTGTCTTAAAAGATGTAAAAGGAAACACCAGCAGGCTAACCACTAAAGTTCAGCTGAGTAATACGGGAAGTGGGATAACATCTTCAGGAAAGACTATTTTACCTGATGAAGGAAAAACCCTTACCACTGAAAATGCAGAAATCAGCTTCAGTAAAAATGCAGTGTATGATGCCATGAATTTTAATATGGATGAAAAAGCCAGCACGGATGGAAATGCCGCTTCCAATACCATTGTTTTACAGAATCCATACCTTCCCGTTCATGATTATTATACTTTGAAGATAAAACCCAACAGAAAGCTTTCCAAAGAAGAGAAAGAGAGGGCAGTAGTTGTATTTAATTACGGAAGTGATAAAGATGCCGTAAAAACAAAATGGAACGGCGATCAGGCAGAAGCACAGTTCAACAGGCTGGGAACCGCAGAATTGATAGTGGATAACAATGGGCCATCCGTTTCTTCAGGATGGAAAGAAGGGGCAATGGTAAACGGGAGTTCTTTACGGCTAAAAGGTAGTACGAAAGTAGGTGATATTGTTTCCTTCCGGGCTGAACTTGATGGGAAATGGCTGAGATTTGCCCGTGTGAAAAATGATTTTGTTTATATTTTTGACGAAAAATGCCCGAAAGGTTCCGGTTCACATACTTTAAAAGTAACGACAGTCAATACAGCAGGAAATGCGAATACTCAAACTTTTACATTCAATAGGTAA
- a CDS encoding DUF6576 domain-containing protein: MSEVFILIIIVAIALAFFNREWIRNRFFPRKHTNYTIDDQFNSDKREREKEIDRLLSKMGKNGINDLSAKDRKRLDELSKM, encoded by the coding sequence ATGAGCGAAGTATTCATTTTAATCATCATTGTTGCAATAGCTTTGGCATTCTTCAACAGGGAATGGATCAGGAACAGGTTCTTTCCCAGGAAACATACCAACTACACCATCGATGATCAGTTTAATTCTGATAAACGTGAACGGGAGAAAGAAATAGACAGACTTTTGAGTAAGATGGGCAAAAACGGAATCAATGATCTGTCTGCAAAAGACAGAAAGCGACTTGACGAATTGTCCAAAATGTAA
- a CDS encoding DUF2683 family protein: protein MESIIVHPKNSMELSALKSVLKEMNIKFEKAHVKSSYNGQKVVKKASDTRNVKPASKPSKPKGQ from the coding sequence ATGGAATCTATCATAGTACATCCTAAAAATTCTATGGAGCTTAGTGCACTGAAAAGTGTATTGAAAGAAATGAACATTAAATTTGAAAAGGCTCACGTTAAAAGTTCATACAACGGGCAGAAAGTAGTCAAGAAAGCCAGTGACACCAGAAATGTAAAGCCGGCTTCAAAACCGTCAAAACCTAAAGGACAGTAA
- a CDS encoding NAD(P)/FAD-dependent oxidoreductase — MSKEFVDVLVIGAGPSGCVSSSYLKKNNVNVKVVEKTKFPRLVVGESLIPRVMDHFDEAGLFPALDKMGFEKKLGARFLRGDEVCIFDFSNKFGEGWDWTWQVPRADFDNTLAQEVINKGIDLEFETEVTAIRFDGTDSVTTVRNKDGETKEIHAKFVIDSSGYGRVLPRLLDLEKPSRLSPHSAIFSHVNDINREPGEEGTLISFDIIETEVWLWVIPFSNGNTSLGIVGPTEYIDRLSENGDATEALRKAISLSDYYVKRFGDVEFLFEPRHLKDYSCSVKSLFGDGFALTGNASEFLDPVFSSGMAFATESGMLAAKLALRQLNGEKIDWQTEYSDYILYGVDVFTTYVKEWYTGNLQELFFHQPENPDVKKKICAVLAGYVWNKDNPFVKKHDTVIKNLANLIKLEKQEQQNQQ; from the coding sequence ATGAGCAAAGAATTTGTTGACGTTCTTGTAATCGGGGCTGGACCTTCCGGATGCGTGTCTTCTTCATACTTAAAGAAGAACAACGTCAACGTAAAAGTTGTCGAAAAGACAAAATTCCCCAGACTGGTAGTGGGTGAAAGCTTAATTCCGAGGGTAATGGACCACTTTGACGAGGCGGGTCTTTTCCCTGCATTAGACAAAATGGGCTTTGAAAAAAAGCTGGGAGCCCGTTTCCTTCGTGGAGATGAAGTCTGCATTTTTGATTTCAGCAACAAGTTTGGGGAAGGCTGGGACTGGACCTGGCAGGTTCCAAGGGCTGATTTTGATAATACCCTTGCTCAGGAAGTCATCAATAAAGGGATTGACCTTGAATTTGAAACTGAAGTGACAGCTATCAGGTTTGACGGAACAGATTCTGTGACTACGGTAAGAAATAAAGATGGAGAAACCAAAGAGATCCATGCTAAATTTGTTATTGATTCCAGCGGTTACGGAAGAGTACTGCCCCGTCTGCTGGATCTGGAAAAACCTTCGAGACTTTCTCCTCACTCTGCTATTTTCTCTCACGTCAACGATATCAACAGGGAACCGGGAGAGGAAGGCACTTTAATTTCTTTTGACATTATTGAGACGGAAGTATGGCTATGGGTGATTCCTTTTTCCAACGGAAATACAAGTTTGGGAATTGTAGGCCCTACCGAATATATTGACAGATTATCTGAAAACGGAGATGCAACAGAAGCGTTGAGAAAAGCCATTTCCCTTTCTGATTATTACGTAAAACGTTTTGGGGATGTAGAATTCCTTTTTGAACCAAGACATCTGAAAGACTATTCCTGTTCTGTAAAAAGTCTGTTCGGGGACGGATTTGCTTTAACAGGAAACGCTTCTGAATTCCTTGATCCTGTTTTCTCATCAGGAATGGCTTTTGCTACAGAGTCCGGAATGCTTGCAGCCAAACTGGCTTTAAGACAGCTCAACGGAGAGAAAATTGACTGGCAGACGGAATATTCAGATTATATTTTATACGGTGTAGATGTTTTCACCACGTATGTCAAAGAATGGTATACGGGAAATCTTCAGGAGTTATTTTTCCACCAGCCGGAAAATCCGGACGTAAAGAAAAAGATCTGCGCCGTTCTTGCAGGATATGTATGGAACAAAGACAATCCTTTTGTGAAGAAGCATGATACGGTAATAAAGAATCTTGCGAACCTCATCAAACTGGAAAAACAGGAACAGCAAAATCAACAATAA